The Salinibaculum sp. SYNS191 genome has a window encoding:
- a CDS encoding methyltransferase domain-containing protein: MSYLFVHEDREYLLAPGERLETDLGILEVPDDVEPGQTVQTHLGTTFVVRDLRGPDLFHHLERTGAPMMPRDVGLIVGHTGLCAGDRVLDAGTGTGVLAAYLGRIGADVTTYERDPEFADVARENMDLAGVADAVDVRTGDVTDHLVGGDRFDVLTLDTEDAATVVEHVPNLLVSGGYVAVYSPFVEQTRAVVETAGNLGLDEIETLETIQRTMDFDDRGSRPSTAGVGHTGYLTFARKP; encoded by the coding sequence GTGTCCTACCTGTTCGTTCACGAGGACCGCGAGTACCTGCTGGCACCGGGCGAGCGCCTGGAGACCGACCTCGGCATTCTGGAGGTCCCCGACGACGTCGAACCCGGCCAGACCGTCCAGACCCATCTCGGCACGACGTTCGTCGTGCGTGACCTCCGCGGGCCGGACCTCTTTCACCACCTCGAACGCACCGGAGCGCCGATGATGCCCCGCGACGTGGGGCTCATCGTCGGTCACACCGGCCTCTGCGCCGGCGACCGCGTGCTCGACGCCGGGACGGGCACGGGCGTGCTCGCCGCCTATCTCGGCCGCATCGGGGCGGACGTGACGACCTACGAGCGCGACCCGGAGTTCGCCGACGTGGCCCGGGAGAACATGGACCTGGCGGGCGTCGCGGACGCCGTCGACGTACGCACCGGCGACGTGACCGACCACCTCGTCGGCGGCGACCGGTTCGACGTGCTGACGCTGGACACCGAGGACGCGGCGACGGTCGTCGAACACGTCCCGAACCTGCTGGTCTCCGGGGGCTACGTCGCCGTCTACTCGCCGTTCGTCGAGCAGACCCGCGCAGTGGTCGAGACGGCGGGGAACCTGGGGCTCGACGAGATAGAGACGCTGGAGACCATCCAGCGGACGATGGACTTCGACGACCGCGGCTCCCGGCCGTCGACGGCCGGCGTCGGTCACACCGGCTACCTGACGTTCGCGCGGAAGCCCTAG
- a CDS encoding nascent polypeptide-associated complex protein has protein sequence MFGGGGGGLDPSKMKQMMKQMGIDIEEIDAEEVVIRTADEELVFTDAEVQLMNAQGQQTYQVVGSPETRDRGEGSASAVEAGEDDADEGIPQDDVELVAMRTGVPEDEAREALEATDGDLAAAVERLE, from the coding sequence ATGTTTGGAGGAGGCGGCGGGGGTCTCGACCCCAGCAAGATGAAGCAGATGATGAAACAGATGGGCATCGACATCGAGGAAATCGATGCCGAGGAGGTCGTCATCAGGACGGCCGACGAGGAACTGGTCTTCACCGACGCGGAGGTACAGCTCATGAACGCGCAGGGCCAGCAGACCTACCAGGTCGTCGGCTCGCCCGAGACCCGCGACCGCGGCGAGGGCAGCGCCAGCGCCGTCGAGGCGGGCGAGGACGACGCCGACGAGGGCATCCCGCAGGACGACGTGGAACTCGTCGCGATGCGGACGGGCGTCCCCGAGGACGAGGCCCGCGAGGCGCTGGAGGCGACAGACGGCGACCTCGCTGCAGCCGTCGAACGGCTGGAGTAG
- a CDS encoding PUA domain-containing protein, whose amino-acid sequence MDDIAVLRRVGDYQFGRGAGRALFPSADDLTVTQTSSGRPRQVRGPAGRLVTYGTDGRLRLGVAGGERLQRALDAPAYRVVVGDESEPYVLEGRNVFAKFVATAGADIRPRDEVLVEHEDGRLLAVGRAELPGPGMVEFETGMAVDVRDTAAE is encoded by the coding sequence ATGGACGACATCGCGGTGCTCCGTCGGGTCGGTGACTACCAGTTCGGGCGCGGGGCCGGGCGCGCGCTGTTCCCGTCCGCGGACGACCTGACCGTGACACAGACCAGTTCCGGCCGCCCCCGGCAGGTCCGGGGACCGGCGGGTCGGCTGGTCACCTACGGGACCGACGGCCGCCTGCGACTGGGCGTGGCCGGTGGCGAGCGCCTCCAGCGGGCGCTGGACGCACCGGCCTACCGGGTCGTGGTGGGCGACGAGAGCGAACCCTACGTGCTGGAGGGGCGCAACGTCTTCGCGAAGTTCGTCGCGACGGCGGGCGCGGACATCCGGCCCCGCGACGAAGTGCTGGTCGAACACGAGGACGGCCGCCTGCTGGCGGTCGGCCGCGCGGAACTACCCGGGCCGGGGATGGTAGAGTTCGAGACGGGGATGGCCGTCGACGTGCGCGACACGGCCGCGGAGTGA
- a CDS encoding NYN domain-containing protein, whose amino-acid sequence MTEIHPNQRVAVLADSQNLYHTAQSLYTRNIDYASLLESAVDGRKLTRALAYVVKADAPEEESFFDALVDIGFETQIKEIKTFQDGSKKADWDVGMSLDAVSLAPHVDTVALCTGDGDFARLCRYLEHEGVRVEVYSFRESTADELVEAAHDFTNLSDDTDQFLL is encoded by the coding sequence ATGACGGAGATTCACCCGAACCAGCGGGTCGCCGTTCTCGCTGACTCGCAGAACCTCTACCACACGGCACAGAGCCTCTACACGCGAAATATCGACTACGCCAGCCTGCTCGAATCGGCGGTGGACGGCCGGAAGCTCACGCGGGCGCTCGCCTACGTGGTCAAGGCCGACGCGCCGGAGGAGGAGAGTTTCTTCGACGCGCTCGTCGACATCGGCTTCGAGACGCAGATAAAGGAGATAAAGACCTTCCAGGACGGCTCGAAGAAGGCCGACTGGGACGTCGGGATGAGCCTGGACGCCGTCTCGCTCGCGCCCCACGTCGACACCGTCGCGCTCTGTACCGGCGACGGCGACTTCGCTCGCCTGTGTCGGTATCTGGAACACGAGGGCGTCCGCGTGGAGGTCTACTCCTTCAGGGAGTCGACTGCGGACGAACTCGTCGAGGCGGCCCACGACTTCACGAACCTCAGCGACGATACCGACCAGTTCTTGCTCTAG
- a CDS encoding M48 family metallopeptidase produces MVRHIGLKFRMVVMGSILFAFYAAIAGLVIFNYGANTTVLALLLLGTVGFVGFQYKFGKWAALRSVGAEDMPNEGRYREIHQQVEQLSRDMGIDKPRLMVADMGVPNAFAVGRKGAGVVVVSTEIIDLLEREELEGVLAHELAHISNRDVVMMLIGQSIAAMVGIVVQFAVLFGGERNIASYFFAMIAGSIAQMLVSIFVLAISRYREYVADSDAAQYTNNPDAMARALEKISEGAKQRQQMQQQARQQQRRGRGPGQQQQRQQQGTPDEVAALCIFEGDRGVLQTIFATHPPVEKRISKLRSM; encoded by the coding sequence ATGGTACGACACATTGGTCTCAAATTCCGGATGGTCGTCATGGGCAGCATCCTGTTTGCCTTCTACGCGGCCATCGCCGGACTCGTCATCTTCAACTACGGTGCGAACACCACCGTACTCGCCCTCCTGTTGCTGGGTACGGTCGGCTTCGTCGGCTTCCAGTACAAGTTCGGCAAGTGGGCTGCACTCAGGAGCGTCGGCGCGGAAGACATGCCCAACGAGGGGCGCTACAGGGAGATTCACCAGCAAGTCGAGCAGTTGAGCCGGGACATGGGCATCGACAAGCCCCGCCTGATGGTCGCCGACATGGGCGTCCCCAACGCCTTCGCCGTCGGCCGGAAGGGTGCCGGCGTCGTCGTCGTCTCGACGGAGATTATCGACCTGCTGGAGCGCGAGGAACTCGAAGGCGTCCTGGCGCACGAACTCGCCCACATCAGCAACCGCGACGTCGTGATGATGCTCATCGGGCAGTCCATCGCCGCGATGGTCGGTATCGTCGTCCAGTTCGCGGTGCTGTTCGGCGGCGAGCGCAACATCGCGTCGTACTTCTTCGCGATGATTGCCGGGTCCATCGCCCAGATGCTCGTCTCCATCTTCGTGCTGGCCATCTCCCGGTACCGCGAGTACGTCGCCGACAGCGACGCCGCGCAGTACACGAACAACCCCGACGCGATGGCCCGCGCGCTGGAGAAGATAAGCGAGGGCGCGAAACAGCGCCAGCAGATGCAACAGCAGGCCCGCCAGCAGCAGCGTCGCGGCCGCGGCCCCGGACAGCAACAGCAGCGCCAGCAGCAGGGCACCCCCGACGAAGTCGCCGCGCTGTGCATCTTCGAGGGTGACCGCGGCGTCCTGCAGACCATCTTCGCCACCCACCCGCCCGTCGAGAAGCGTATCAGCAAGCTCCGCTCGATGTAA
- the dapA gene encoding 4-hydroxy-tetrahydrodipicolinate synthase encodes MTDFDTFGGVYPAMCTPFHDDGSIDFETLRADAQRLEAAGVDGLVPMGSTGESATVSHDEHVEVIDAVIDAVDVPVIAGSGSNNTAEALSLSQRAADAGADALLLISPYYNKPEQQGFVEHYETIADEVDVPQIVYNVPSRTGQNIEADTVATLAEHENIQGYKAAGGDLNQVSEIVEKTRDQEFDVLSGNDGETLPILSVGGTGCISVAANVEPERMGAMVHAALDEDYPEARARHHDLGPLFRALFWETNPIPVKAALEIRGHGNGNVRPPLTEATEETYGDLESVLADYETPFEAAEAR; translated from the coding sequence ATGACAGACTTCGACACCTTCGGCGGCGTGTACCCCGCGATGTGCACGCCGTTTCACGACGACGGTAGCATCGACTTCGAGACACTCCGCGCGGACGCACAGCGACTGGAGGCCGCGGGCGTCGACGGCCTGGTCCCGATGGGCTCAACCGGCGAATCGGCCACGGTGAGCCACGACGAGCACGTCGAGGTCATCGACGCCGTCATCGACGCCGTGGACGTCCCGGTCATCGCCGGCAGCGGCTCGAACAACACCGCGGAGGCGCTCTCGCTGTCCCAGCGGGCCGCCGACGCCGGCGCGGACGCGCTTCTCCTGATTTCGCCGTACTACAACAAGCCCGAACAGCAGGGCTTCGTCGAGCACTACGAGACCATCGCCGACGAGGTGGACGTGCCGCAAATCGTCTACAACGTCCCCTCCCGGACCGGCCAGAACATCGAGGCCGACACCGTGGCGACGCTGGCCGAGCACGAGAACATCCAGGGGTACAAGGCCGCCGGCGGCGACCTGAACCAGGTCAGCGAAATCGTCGAGAAGACCCGCGACCAGGAGTTCGACGTGCTCTCGGGCAACGACGGCGAGACACTGCCCATCCTCTCGGTGGGCGGCACCGGCTGTATCAGCGTCGCCGCCAACGTCGAACCCGAGCGCATGGGCGCGATGGTCCACGCCGCGCTCGACGAGGACTACCCGGAGGCGCGCGCACGCCACCACGACCTCGGCCCACTCTTTCGCGCGCTGTTCTGGGAGACCAACCCCATCCCGGTCAAGGCCGCCCTGGAGATTCGCGGCCACGGCAACGGCAACGTCCGGCCGCCGCTGACCGAGGCCACTGAGGAGACCTACGGGGACCTCGAATCGGTGCTGGCCGACTACGAGACCCCCTTCGAGGCCGCGGAGGC